From Granulicella sp. WH15, the proteins below share one genomic window:
- a CDS encoding UDP-glucose/GDP-mannose dehydrogenase family protein, whose protein sequence is MSKKIQIAVVGSGYVGLVAAVCFAEMGHDVICVDNDERKVAALQGGDTLIHETFLPELLNRYRNAKVRFMTDLAEATRECEAIFIAVGTPQSETGDADLSYVEAVACEIARSLTSYKVIVEKSTVPVYTNEWIRRAIERNGVAREMFDVVSNPEFLREGTAVSDFLHPDRIVVGADSERAAAVLAEIYAPLTGGEYYTRPDHITGICNQNEPPVLLNTSTKSAEIIKHASNAFLAMKISFINAVSNLCEATDANVEQVARGMGLDSRIGPKFLRPGIGYGGSCFPKDVAAFRSVAEQMGIDFGLLTEVEKINVQQKKRFLSKVRSALWTLRGKRIAVLGLAFKGETDDIRESPAIDLVGMLLGEGCSVVAYDPAAMKRTEEKLPASSQLRYATDAYTAAHDADALLILTDWDEFATLDLDRLYTTLRYPIVLDGRNLYDPQVMLRHGFTYVSVGRPSTFPVREYAGSSVL, encoded by the coding sequence AAATCGCCGTCGTCGGATCGGGATATGTCGGCCTGGTCGCTGCAGTCTGCTTCGCTGAGATGGGGCACGATGTCATCTGCGTCGATAACGACGAGCGCAAGGTTGCGGCGTTGCAGGGAGGGGACACCCTCATCCACGAGACCTTCCTTCCCGAGCTTCTGAATCGCTATCGCAACGCCAAGGTTCGTTTTATGACGGATCTGGCCGAGGCGACCCGCGAGTGCGAGGCGATCTTCATCGCGGTCGGAACGCCTCAATCCGAGACCGGCGATGCCGATCTCTCGTATGTAGAGGCTGTAGCCTGCGAGATCGCACGCTCGCTCACCAGCTATAAGGTCATCGTCGAGAAGTCCACCGTGCCGGTGTATACCAACGAGTGGATTCGCCGGGCCATCGAGCGCAATGGCGTAGCGCGTGAGATGTTCGACGTCGTTTCGAACCCCGAGTTTCTGCGCGAGGGAACGGCAGTCTCCGACTTCCTGCACCCGGATCGCATCGTCGTGGGCGCCGACAGCGAGCGCGCCGCAGCCGTACTGGCCGAGATCTACGCCCCGCTGACCGGTGGCGAGTACTATACCCGGCCCGACCACATCACCGGCATCTGCAACCAGAACGAGCCGCCCGTGCTGCTCAACACCTCCACCAAGAGCGCCGAGATCATCAAGCACGCCTCAAACGCCTTCCTTGCGATGAAGATCTCCTTTATCAACGCGGTCTCGAACCTGTGCGAGGCGACCGACGCTAACGTCGAGCAGGTGGCGCGCGGCATGGGGCTGGACTCCCGCATCGGGCCCAAGTTCCTGCGCCCCGGCATCGGGTATGGCGGCTCCTGCTTCCCGAAGGACGTAGCGGCCTTCCGCTCGGTCGCCGAGCAGATGGGCATCGACTTCGGCCTGCTGACCGAGGTGGAGAAGATCAACGTTCAGCAGAAGAAGCGCTTCCTCTCCAAGGTGCGCTCGGCTCTCTGGACGCTGCGCGGCAAGCGCATCGCGGTGCTGGGCCTGGCCTTCAAGGGGGAGACGGACGACATCCGCGAGTCTCCGGCGATCGACCTGGTCGGCATGTTGCTGGGCGAGGGCTGCTCGGTCGTGGCCTACGATCCCGCCGCCATGAAGCGTACCGAGGAGAAGCTCCCCGCCAGCTCGCAACTGCGCTACGCCACCGATGCGTACACCGCGGCGCACGATGCTGACGCTCTGCTGATCCTGACTGACTGGGATGAGTTTGCGACCCTCGACCTGGATCGGCTCTACACGACGCTGCGCTACCCGATCGTCCTCGACGGGCGCAATCTCTATGACCCGCAGGTGATGCTGCGGCATGGCTTTACGTACGTTAGCGTCGGGCGTCCCTCGACCTTCCCGGTGCGGGAGTATGCGGGTAGCTCAGTACTCTGA
- a CDS encoding UDP-glucuronic acid decarboxylase family protein, whose translation MGKRTVLITGAAGFLGSHLCDYVLGEGDSVIGVDNLSTGSLANVAHLANESRFQLIEKDICQPFDVGRVDFVFNFASPASPVDYSRLGIETLLVGSAGTINTLEIAHRYDASFLHASTSECYGDPEVHPQVETYWGNVNPVGPRSVYDEAKRFSEAAVTAYHRYHGVDTRLVRIFNTYGPRLQSSDGRVISNLMTQALRGEPLTIYGDGLQTRSFCYVSDLIEGIMRLSKVTEHTPVNIGNPIEWNMFECASEVLAVTGAKVELIFKPLPQDDPTRRRPDITKAKALLGWEPQVNLRSGLERSLEYFKACVSAEAAPHS comes from the coding sequence TTGGGAAAGCGCACAGTACTCATCACAGGGGCAGCCGGATTCCTTGGCTCGCATCTCTGTGACTACGTCCTCGGCGAGGGCGACAGCGTCATCGGCGTGGACAACCTCTCGACCGGGAGCCTGGCTAACGTGGCTCATCTGGCCAACGAGAGCCGCTTCCAGTTGATCGAAAAGGATATCTGTCAGCCCTTCGACGTGGGCCGGGTAGACTTCGTCTTCAACTTTGCCTCGCCCGCCAGCCCGGTGGACTACTCCCGGCTGGGCATCGAGACGTTGCTGGTCGGCTCGGCGGGCACCATCAACACGCTTGAGATCGCCCACAGGTACGACGCGAGCTTCCTCCACGCCTCCACCTCCGAGTGCTACGGCGACCCCGAGGTACATCCTCAGGTCGAGACCTACTGGGGCAACGTCAACCCTGTCGGCCCGCGCTCGGTCTACGACGAGGCCAAGCGCTTCTCCGAGGCGGCGGTTACGGCCTATCACCGCTATCACGGCGTCGATACCCGCCTGGTCCGGATCTTCAACACCTACGGCCCGCGCCTGCAGAGCAGCGACGGCCGCGTCATCTCGAACCTGATGACCCAGGCTCTGCGCGGCGAGCCGCTCACCATCTACGGCGACGGCCTGCAGACGCGCAGCTTCTGCTACGTCTCTGACCTCATCGAGGGCATCATGCGGCTCTCGAAGGTGACCGAGCACACGCCGGTCAACATCGGTAATCCGATTGAATGGAATATGTTCGAGTGCGCCAGCGAGGTGCTTGCGGTGACCGGGGCAAAGGTTGAGTTGATCTTCAAGCCTCTCCCGCAGGACGATCCCACGCGCCGCCGTCCCGACATTACCAAGGCGAAGGCGCTGCTCGGATGGGAGCCGCAGGTGAACCTCCGCTCCGGCCTGGAGCGCTCGTTGGAGTACTTCAAGGCTTGCGTAAGTGCAGAGGCCGCGCCCCACAGCTAG
- a CDS encoding capsule assembly Wzi family protein: MHRGKVILLVGLCMGSLPAAVAQSVAPQAPAAPVPGTDSTTPVFVPTPTPQSVDQVGTRPAYNPDVNKEKAPGSAAPVPTPAPPPAVAPLHGNPYSAWPPYGAPWYQDYYHSGKFPEGHRQSHDSSVYIPVDSWIYPKVLRLYSMGYIDTTFLSMRPWTRLSLLHMLEQSQDAIVNGNNGEAQEILAKLLDELAAETPASGSRGTVYGMESAYDRVMGIGGTTLRDSWHLGQSIVNDYGRPYQTGFNNILGASTISEHGRFSLYVRGEYEHAPGAPGYSQALSSQLSTIDQIPYSGFNLNQATIPTGPIDAANPFRLVEATLSFHLLGHEISGGKSDAWEGPGLGGAMAWTNNAENMYSFRINRVEPLHIPYISALLGPLRYDFFYGSLKGHTYPNNPYAHSEMFSFRPTKNFEFTFQRTIIFGGAGHTPVTLHNFLKGFFDTSDTNQSEKFGRNDPGARFSDFSFSYRLPFVRDRLTLYADATAHDDVSPISAPRRAGILSGLYLSQVPYLPKLDLRAEAVYTDYPTLASIHGGGNYFETVQRQGYTNQGFLMGDWIGREAKGGQVFLTYHLSGNESVQLEYLNKKTAKDFIPGGTTQNSFKVTVTKRLGHDLELNGWYQFERWKAPIYLPGAQNDSIGAFQVTYFPKLHVLPGK; this comes from the coding sequence GTGCATAGAGGAAAAGTCATTCTGCTGGTCGGCCTGTGCATGGGCTCGCTGCCTGCCGCGGTCGCCCAGTCAGTGGCGCCGCAGGCGCCTGCGGCACCCGTTCCCGGAACCGACTCCACGACTCCGGTCTTCGTGCCCACACCAACTCCCCAATCCGTCGACCAGGTTGGGACGCGTCCGGCCTACAATCCTGATGTCAATAAGGAAAAAGCGCCGGGAAGCGCCGCTCCAGTGCCCACTCCGGCACCTCCTCCGGCAGTCGCGCCGTTGCACGGCAACCCCTACTCCGCGTGGCCGCCTTATGGCGCGCCCTGGTATCAGGACTATTACCACAGCGGAAAGTTCCCCGAGGGCCACCGCCAGAGCCATGACAGCTCGGTCTACATCCCAGTCGATAGCTGGATCTACCCCAAGGTGCTGCGGCTCTACTCGATGGGCTACATCGACACCACGTTTCTCTCGATGCGGCCCTGGACGCGGTTGAGCCTGCTGCACATGCTCGAGCAGTCGCAGGACGCCATCGTGAACGGCAACAACGGAGAGGCCCAGGAGATCCTGGCCAAGCTGCTGGATGAGCTTGCGGCCGAAACTCCGGCGAGCGGCTCGCGCGGCACCGTCTACGGCATGGAGTCGGCCTACGACCGGGTGATGGGCATCGGCGGCACCACGCTGCGCGATAGCTGGCACCTGGGCCAGTCCATCGTGAACGACTACGGACGGCCCTACCAGACGGGCTTCAACAACATCCTGGGCGCGTCGACGATCTCCGAGCACGGCCGCTTCTCGCTCTACGTGCGCGGCGAGTACGAGCACGCCCCCGGCGCGCCCGGCTACTCGCAGGCCCTCAGCAGCCAGCTCTCCACCATCGATCAGATCCCCTACTCCGGGTTCAACCTCAACCAGGCGACCATCCCTACCGGCCCGATCGACGCGGCCAATCCCTTCCGGCTGGTCGAGGCGACGCTCTCCTTCCACCTGCTGGGACACGAGATCTCGGGCGGCAAGTCCGACGCCTGGGAGGGGCCGGGGCTCGGCGGCGCGATGGCCTGGACCAACAACGCCGAGAACATGTACTCGTTCCGCATCAACCGCGTGGAGCCGCTGCATATTCCTTATATCTCCGCGCTGCTGGGACCGCTGCGCTACGACTTCTTCTACGGCAGCCTGAAGGGCCATACCTACCCCAACAACCCGTACGCCCACTCGGAGATGTTCTCGTTCCGCCCGACGAAGAACTTCGAGTTTACCTTCCAGCGTACGATCATCTTCGGCGGCGCGGGACATACGCCCGTGACCCTGCACAACTTCCTCAAGGGCTTCTTCGACACCAGCGATACAAACCAGTCGGAGAAGTTCGGGCGGAACGACCCCGGTGCCCGGTTCAGCGACTTCAGCTTCTCCTACCGGCTTCCCTTCGTCCGCGACCGCCTGACGCTCTACGCCGATGCGACGGCGCACGACGACGTAAGTCCGATCAGCGCGCCGCGCCGGGCGGGCATCCTCTCGGGGCTGTACCTGTCGCAGGTTCCCTATCTGCCCAAGCTCGACCTGCGCGCCGAGGCGGTCTACACCGACTACCCCACGCTGGCCAGCATCCACGGCGGCGGCAACTACTTCGAGACGGTCCAGCGCCAGGGGTACACGAACCAGGGCTTCCTGATGGGAGATTGGATCGGCCGCGAGGCCAAGGGAGGCCAGGTGTTTCTCACCTACCACCTCTCCGGCAACGAGTCGGTTCAGCTGGAGTACCTGAACAAGAAGACCGCGAAGGACTTTATCCCCGGCGGCACCACGCAGAACTCGTTCAAGGTCACTGTCACCAAGCGGCTCGGGCACGATCTGGAGCTGAACGGCTGGTACCAGTTCGAGCGCTGGAAGGCGCCGATTTATCTGCCCGGAGCGCAGAACGACTCGATTGGGGCGTTCCAGGTGACCTACTTCCCCAAGCTGCATGTCCTGCCGGGTAAGTAA
- a CDS encoding thiamine pyrophosphate-dependent enzyme — protein MAAKPFENPLIRNVRLREMYTVMVEARVLSRQMRRQHTGFAPGLEACWVATAIDLHEGDLTSDAGVGPLPGYVRDAARAQAKVLAATLRGESGEGRLGGSFSPVKRMWTSIGAAMGLRASGEKGVLMAYVGERELKDAEWKRVLRAAAEAEAPIIFVVLPEKNGTSGLARLASRCGVPGIPVDASDAVAIYRVAQESIVRARADSKPALIAGVPFIAAGKAKKAADPIQLLGEQLIAKQAATPAWLAKVEPRCQSRLEAALAKQ, from the coding sequence ATGGCTGCGAAGCCGTTTGAGAACCCGCTGATCCGCAACGTGCGGCTGCGGGAGATGTACACGGTGATGGTGGAGGCTCGGGTTCTGAGCCGTCAGATGCGGCGGCAGCACACCGGCTTCGCGCCGGGGCTTGAGGCCTGCTGGGTGGCGACCGCGATCGACCTGCACGAGGGCGACCTGACCAGCGACGCGGGCGTGGGGCCGCTGCCGGGCTACGTAAGGGATGCCGCGCGCGCGCAGGCCAAGGTGCTGGCGGCGACGCTGCGCGGAGAGAGCGGCGAGGGCAGGCTGGGCGGCTCTTTCTCGCCCGTCAAGCGGATGTGGACCTCGATTGGAGCGGCGATGGGCCTGCGCGCCTCGGGGGAGAAGGGTGTTCTGATGGCCTACGTCGGCGAGCGCGAGTTGAAGGATGCCGAGTGGAAGCGGGTGCTGCGCGCAGCGGCGGAGGCCGAGGCTCCGATCATCTTCGTGGTGCTGCCGGAGAAGAACGGCACCAGCGGGCTGGCGCGGCTGGCGAGCCGCTGCGGCGTGCCCGGCATTCCCGTCGATGCCAGCGATGCGGTGGCGATCTACCGGGTGGCGCAGGAATCCATCGTGCGCGCCAGGGCCGACAGCAAACCCGCTCTGATCGCGGGTGTTCCCTTCATTGCCGCGGGCAAGGCAAAGAAAGCCGCCGATCCGATTCAGTTGTTGGGAGAGCAGTTGATCGCCAAACAGGCGGCTACTCCGGCGTGGCTGGCCAAGGTGGAACCGCGCTGCCAGAGCAGGCTCGAGGCGGCTTTGGCGAAGCAGTAA